The following proteins are co-located in the Marispirochaeta aestuarii genome:
- a CDS encoding DsrE family protein: MKYVLFAFNGDPICFVHVMLNAFDMREKGHEVKVVLEGSAVTIPKAMAEPGAAFAPLWENLKGSGMIDVVCRACSAKLGVSAEVEAQGLPLGGDMKGHPSMSAYIDQGYTLITF; this comes from the coding sequence ATGAAATATGTATTGTTTGCCTTTAACGGGGACCCGATCTGTTTTGTTCATGTAATGCTCAACGCTTTTGATATGCGTGAAAAGGGGCATGAGGTAAAAGTAGTTCTGGAAGGCAGCGCCGTCACAATCCCTAAGGCCATGGCGGAACCGGGGGCGGCCTTTGCACCCTTGTGGGAAAATCTGAAGGGTTCCGGAATGATCGATGTGGTCTGCAGGGCCTGTTCGGCCAAGCTGGGGGTAAGCGCTGAAGTGGAGGCCCAGGGACTGCCCCTGGGAGGCGACATGAAGGGGCATCCCTCCATGAGCGCCTATATTGACCAGGGGTATACGCTTATTACCTTTTAG
- a CDS encoding TRAP transporter substrate-binding protein has translation MKIFARLSITALLLLGLVFTLTAEGNQESGSASGEITEEIVIKLGHIADPSHPYAKGAEEFARLASEKSGGMIQVKVFPSSQLGGQKELIEGITYGSIDMALVGTAVLGQFQPQISLFDLPFLFRDRDHAYESLDTVGMELGEELEKNGIKLLGYMENGIRHLTNDRREVTSPADMKGLKIRVMTNKIYIAMMKSLGASPTPMAFGELYSAMQQGVVDGQENPSAHIWTSRFFEVQQYASKTAHAYAPEPVLISMVTWKKLPAQARDIILESAKEAISWQRQLSTDQDNEFWDKIIATGKMKVTEVDRQPFVEATNPVYAEFAEMVGQANIDAVQAIK, from the coding sequence ATGAAAATCTTTGCACGACTAAGTATCACTGCTCTTCTTCTGTTGGGACTCGTTTTTACATTGACAGCGGAAGGAAATCAGGAATCCGGCAGTGCTTCGGGAGAAATAACCGAAGAAATCGTAATCAAACTGGGGCACATCGCCGATCCTTCCCATCCCTATGCCAAGGGGGCTGAGGAGTTTGCCAGACTTGCTTCAGAGAAATCCGGAGGGATGATCCAGGTCAAGGTATTTCCCTCCTCACAGCTTGGGGGTCAAAAAGAGCTGATAGAAGGAATAACCTACGGCTCCATCGATATGGCCCTTGTGGGAACCGCCGTCCTGGGTCAGTTCCAGCCTCAGATTTCTCTCTTTGACCTGCCCTTCCTCTTCAGGGACCGGGACCATGCATACGAATCCCTCGATACCGTCGGAATGGAACTGGGTGAGGAGCTTGAGAAAAACGGAATCAAGCTTCTGGGATACATGGAAAACGGCATCCGCCACCTGACTAATGACCGTCGGGAGGTCACCTCCCCCGCCGATATGAAAGGACTCAAGATCCGGGTCATGACCAACAAGATCTACATTGCCATGATGAAATCTCTCGGAGCGTCCCCGACTCCCATGGCCTTCGGCGAACTCTATTCCGCCATGCAGCAGGGCGTTGTTGACGGCCAGGAAAACCCGAGCGCCCACATCTGGACGAGCCGTTTCTTTGAGGTACAACAGTATGCCTCAAAAACTGCCCACGCCTATGCTCCGGAGCCCGTTCTGATTTCCATGGTTACCTGGAAGAAACTTCCTGCTCAGGCCCGGGATATCATTCTTGAATCCGCCAAAGAAGCCATTTCCTGGCAGCGCCAGCTTTCCACCGACCAGGACAACGAATTCTGGGACAAAATTATCGCCACCGGCAAAATGAAGGTAACCGAAGTTGACCGTCAACCCTTCGTTGAAGCCACGAATCCGGTTTATGCCGAGTTTGCAGAAATGGTGGGACAGGCAAATATCGATGCCGTCCAGGCAATCAAATAA
- a CDS encoding TRAP transporter small permease: MERLFFALRKILYFISIAAIALMLVIIFFQVISRYIFGYTFDWSEELSRFLFVWVVFIGSALIIGDKGHMAVQLLPDMLSGKRTGFYLQIFIKLASLVFILLLIGQGSKMTRTMMFQTAPALNLPMGIVYAIIPVSGVLMLLYLTRDSLVLFAENRKTRGKEA, translated from the coding sequence ATGGAAAGATTATTCTTCGCCCTGAGAAAAATTTTATATTTCATCTCCATAGCCGCCATTGCCCTGATGCTGGTAATCATTTTTTTCCAGGTCATATCCCGCTACATCTTCGGCTACACCTTTGACTGGTCTGAAGAACTGTCGAGGTTTCTCTTTGTCTGGGTTGTCTTTATCGGTTCCGCCCTGATTATCGGGGACAAGGGACACATGGCGGTTCAGCTTCTTCCGGACATGCTTTCCGGAAAACGGACCGGCTTTTATCTGCAAATCTTCATAAAACTCGCGAGTCTCGTATTCATTCTTCTGCTCATCGGGCAGGGATCAAAGATGACCAGGACCATGATGTTCCAGACCGCACCGGCACTCAACCTGCCCATGGGAATCGTCTATGCAATTATTCCTGTCAGCGGGGTGCTGATGCTGCTCTATCTGACAAGGGATTCCCTGGTCCTGTTTGCAGAAAACAGGAAAACCCGCGGAAAGGAGGCCTGA